The DNA segment AGCACTGTTGAAGTATTTACACATCCTCGTGAAAATACTACAAAAGAATTCATCAGCTCTGTTGTGAGTGATAACTTACCACCAGAAGCGTTAGAACATTTAGAATTGCATGATCAATGGATTGCCGGTACAGCTCCATTAGTACGCCTTAAATTCACAGGCCAATCTACAGATGAACCTGTAGTGGCAGGTCTCGTACGACGCTTTAACCTCGATGTAAGTATCCTCTTTGGTGGCATCGACTATATCCAAAATACATGCGTTGGTCGCCTTATCGTTATCTTGAATGGTGACCCAGAAAATGCACAAGAGGGCTTAGACTACATCAAAACATTACCAATTGAAAGCGAGGTGATCGGTTATGTCAGAGCAAATCATTAATCTTCTCATAACTGGTACCCTTGATACATTGCAAATGACCATTATTTCTACGGTCATGGCTATGTTACTTGGTATCCCTCTCGGTGTTATTTTGGTAGTAACCTCTAAGGGTCATATCTTAGAAAATGTAGCGCTTAATAAGGTGCTAGGTGCTATCGTCAATGCAACGCGTTCCGTACCATTTATCATTTTGATGGTAGCTATCATTCCATTCACTCGTATGGTGGCAGGCACATCTATTGGTACCACTGCAGCTTGTGTGCCTTTAACAATCGCTGCAATTCCATTCTTAGCACGTCTTGTAGAAACATCTATTAAAGATATTAACTTTGGCGTAATTGAAGCGGCCCAATCCATGGGTGCAAGTCCACTCCAAATCATTTGGAAAGTATTATTACCTGAAGCATTGCCTACGATTATCGATAACGTAACGGTTCTTATCGTTAACCTCATCAGTTACTCTGCAATGGCTGGTGCTATCGGTGGCGGGGGCCTTGGTGATATTGCTATCCGCTATGGTTACCAACGTTTCCAAGCTGATATTATGATTGCTACCATTATCATCTTGGTTATTTTGGTACAATTAGTCCAAATGATAGGCGATGCTTGGTCTAAAGCGATGAATAAGAAGTAGGAGGATCCTATGAGTATCAATGAGAAGTTGAGAAGTGAACAAAACGATGAGCTATTCACCGCTATATTAACGCTTGAAAATACTGAGGAGTGCTATGCATTCTTTGAAGATATCTGTACGATTAATGAATTGAAAGCTTTGTCTCAACGCTTACAAGTAGCAAAAATGCTACGTGCCGGTGATAGCTACGAAAAAATTGTAGAAGAAACAGGTGCGAGCACGGCTACTATTAGTCGTGTCAAACGATGCTTAGTCTATGGTGCTGATGGATATACATTAGCTTTAGATCGTCTAGGTGCAAAATAAAATAAACTAGCATGACAACGGTGGCCTTTTGGCTACCGTTGATGTGCTATCTACAGGAGGTTTATATGGAGTGGCTTATTGAGGTAACAGGTTTACCATTTGATATCCTAATTCTCGTTTTGCTCGCTGTAGCAGGTGCTTTTGCCGGCTTTGTAGACTCCATTGTGGGTGGTGGGGGCCTAATCTCTGTTCCTGCTATGCTATTAACGAACCTTCCGCCGAGTATGGCCTTAGGCAGTAATAAGCTGTCTAGTATATTTGGAGCTGGCAGTGCGTCGATTACATTCTTAAGAAATCACATGGTTGATTTTTCTCTAGTTCGTAAATTACTACCTTTTACATTTATAGGATCCATGATTGGTACCTTAGCAGTTGTATCATTGCCACCCTTGTATGTAAAGCCTATTATTATCGTCCTACTCGTTTGTGTCACACTTTTTGTGGTATTTAAAAAGGATTGGGGCGAAATAAACCGTACCTCAGCAGTAGCAGGAAAAGCATTGTATATTTGCATGGCTTTTGCTCTTGGCATTGGTGTTTATGATGGTTTTATTGGCCCTGGTACAGGTACATTTTTGATTATGGGCTTTATTTTTACTGGCTTTGATTTTCTGCATGCTTCTGCGAATGCAAAAATATTGAATTTTACCAGTAATTTAGCATCCTTAATCGTATTTTTCTGCTTAGGTCACGTTAATATTAAGTACGGCTTAGCTACAGGGGTAGGCCAAATTATAGGTGCTTACTTAGGATCTCATTTAGCTATTGCTAAGGGTTCGTCGTTGGTACGTGTTGTATTCTTGTCGGTAACGACAGTTATGTTGTTGAAATTAGTCTATGACTATGTTTCCACATTATAGGAGGGCAAGGTATGCCTCATAAAAGTGATGTACAAGTGGCATTGATTAGTGGTGGCACATCGGGCATCGGATTTGCTACGGCAAAATTGCTTCTTAAAGAAGGCTGGTGTGTTGTCATTAACGGTCGTGATGAAAAATCAGGACAAAAGGCTAAGATGAAATTGCGCCGCTATTCTTCAAGAGTGCAGTACATCCAAGGGGATGTATCGAAGATTGAAGATTGTCAGCGTATTGTAAAAGAAACCGTGAAATTATTTGGCGGTGTTTCTGCTCTCGTAACAGCAGCAGGCTATTATGAAGAAGAGCTTCTAGCAGATGTAACAGAAGCAGCCTTTGATGAAATGTTTGGCACCAATGTGAAAGGTACGGTTTTCTTGTGCCAAGCGGCAT comes from the Veillonella dispar genome and includes:
- a CDS encoding TSUP family transporter; its protein translation is MEWLIEVTGLPFDILILVLLAVAGAFAGFVDSIVGGGGLISVPAMLLTNLPPSMALGSNKLSSIFGAGSASITFLRNHMVDFSLVRKLLPFTFIGSMIGTLAVVSLPPLYVKPIIIVLLVCVTLFVVFKKDWGEINRTSAVAGKALYICMAFALGIGVYDGFIGPGTGTFLIMGFIFTGFDFLHASANAKILNFTSNLASLIVFFCLGHVNIKYGLATGVGQIIGAYLGSHLAIAKGSSLVRVVFLSVTTVMLLKLVYDYVSTL
- a CDS encoding YerC/YecD family TrpR-related protein, giving the protein MSINEKLRSEQNDELFTAILTLENTEECYAFFEDICTINELKALSQRLQVAKMLRAGDSYEKIVEETGASTATISRVKRCLVYGADGYTLALDRLGAK
- a CDS encoding methionine ABC transporter permease; the protein is MSEQIINLLITGTLDTLQMTIISTVMAMLLGIPLGVILVVTSKGHILENVALNKVLGAIVNATRSVPFIILMVAIIPFTRMVAGTSIGTTAACVPLTIAAIPFLARLVETSIKDINFGVIEAAQSMGASPLQIIWKVLLPEALPTIIDNVTVLIVNLISYSAMAGAIGGGGLGDIAIRYGYQRFQADIMIATIIILVILVQLVQMIGDAWSKAMNKK